The Thiohalorhabdus sp. Cl-TMA genome includes the window GCCGCCGTAGTGCTCGCCGTCGCGGTGGGCCCCCTGGCCACGCTGCGCTGCATGGCGCGCATCGAGGCGGCCAAGGCCGCCCGCCGCGAGAAGCAACGGCGTGACGGCGAAAGCGGCGGCGGACCCCCGGGCTGAACGTCCGGGGCCCGGTCCGAACGGCCTTCCCCGCAGCAGGCCCTACCGGGTAGGGTATTCCGTTTATACAAGTTTTTCATGGAGATCGGAAATGTCCAACCGCACCTTCGGACTGGATGACCGGATACACGAGTACCTGCTGGCCCACAACCCCGCCGAGCCGGAGATCCTCACCCGGCTGCGCGAGGAAACGGCGAAGGACCCCAAGCACAACATGCAGATCGCGCCGGAGCAGGGCCACTTCATGGCGCTGCTGGCCAGGCTTATCGGGGTGCGCAGGTACCTGGAGGTGGGCGTCTTCACGGGCTACAGCGCCCTGGCGGTGGGCCTCGCCCTGCCGGAGGACGGCGAGGTGGTGGCCCTGGACAGCAGCCCGGAGTGGACGGACGTGGCGCGCCGCTACTGGGACGAGGCGGGCGTGGGCCACAAGATGCACCTGTACCTCGACGAGGCGGACCGCAGCATGGACACGCTGGTGAATACCGAGGGGCGCTCCAACAGCTTCGACTATGCCTTCATCGACGCCGACAAGGAGAGCTACCCGGTCTACTGGGAGTACTGCCTGGAGCTGGTGCGGCCGGGCGGCCTGATCGCCGTGGACAACGTGCTCCGCTACGGCCGGGTGGCCGATCCGGAATGGGCGGGCGACCCCACCACCGACGCCATCAAGCACTTCAACGAAAAGGTGGCCGCCGACGACCGCGTTGATTTCGCCATGCTGCCCGTGGCCGACGGCATCACCCTGGCCGTCAAGCGCTAGGAGCCCGCCGGACCGCCCGTGGGGGCGGCCTCCGGCCGCGACTTGACGCGGTGCAATCGTAAAAAGCATTCCCCGAAGGGCGGGGCGAGGTCGGAGGGCGACTGAAGGGAAGTCCGAAGGACAGGGTCCCCTTGGAGCCCGGAGGCCTCGCCCCGCCTTTCGGGCCCCGCAAGCATTGTCCCGGCCGGAGACCGCTCCCACGGGGCCTGGCCGGAACAAAAAGGAGCACCCCCGGCCGAGAGGTGCTCCTTCATTCGGCGTCAGCCGGCGCCCTCAGTCGAAGGCGACGCTGCCCGCGGCCCGCTGGAGGCGCTCGGGGGCGATAAGCGCCGGCCGCTCCGGGGCCCGGTCCGGACCGCGCACGGTGGTCATCTCCTTGGGCCGGTTCAGCCGCACGGTACCCGCCCCGTTGCGGATGAACACCCCGGACCCCTCCAGCAGGATCACGTCCAGGGCCTCGGAGAAGTAGAAGCCGCCCCAGAAGTCCGTGCCCCGCACGCCCACCGTGGCGACCCGGGTCTTCATCAGGATCTGGCCGCCCTTGTCCGTGATGGCCCCGGTAACCGCCCGGAACACGCCCTCCAGCAGGCGGAAGACCCCTTCGGGCGGCTTTTCCCCGTCCCGCCCGGTACGGTACCGCTCGACCCGGAATACGGTATCCGCCCCGAGCGTCAGGACGGTGCCGTCGCGCATCCGGATCTTGGCGCGCGCCCCGGGGCCGGTGCGGAGGGCGGCGCCCCGGTTCACGGCGTCCCCCCGGGAGAGGGCTCGCGCGCCGTCCTCCCCGTCCAGGGTGACGGTACCCTGGGTGCGCAGGACCACGCCGTCGGGCTCTGCCTGGGCCCAGGCGGGAACCAGCATCAGCAGGAGCAGCGCGGCGCGCCACAGCATGCCGGGCTTCATGGGCTCTTCCTTTGGGGGCGGCGCGATTGCACGGGGCGGACTAGCCGCGTCCGGCGGCCCGCTCGAAGCTCTCCAGCAGGCTGGAGCCCAGCTTCTTGCCGAGGCCCTCGGCGAGCTTGCCCACGGCACGGTCGGAGGCCACGCCGGCATCCACGGAGCCGGCCTTGACCCGCTCCTGGAACTCGTCGATGACGTTTCCGCCGCGGTCCAGAACAGTGACGTTGCCGTCGGCGAAGACGAAGGTGCGATCGTCCCGGTTCACCGTTCGCAGGCCAGCCTCGTAGCGCAGGGTAAGGTCGCCGCTGCCGCCTTCCCGCACCTGGACCCCCTCGTTGCTGAGCGCCTTGCGCAGCGTGGAATCCATCTTGCGGGTGCTCTCGCCCCGCGGCTGCAGCACCACCACCAGGGAGTCCAGCAGGCCCGCGATGCGGCTTTCCAGGTCCCGGAACTCCGCCGGCAGCCGGTGCCCGGGGTCCATGGTGGCCACAAGCTGCAGCTTGCGCAGGAGCTCCTTACGCTCCGCCAGCAGGGGCAGCGCCGGCATGAGCGCCTTGAGCCGGTCCAGGCGCGCGCCGCCGCTATCGCGCTCGGCCACCTCGGCGATGCGGGCGTCCAGGTCCTCGATGCGGCTGGCCAGGTTCAGCTCCGCCTGGCTGCGGTTGAGCTTCACCAGGGCGTAGGCCATGCCCTCGGACCGGTTTACGTGGGTCTCGGCCACCTTGATGTTGGTGAGCTCCGTCTCGCGGACCTTGCTGCGGGCGGTATCCATCACCGAGCGGGTGATGCTGCTGTCGCCGTCGGCGGTGGTGCGGCTGGCCTTGGTGACCGTCTCCCCGGACACGGTCACCTCCAGGCGCTTGAGCAGCTCGCGCCGGGCCTGGTCCTGGGCCTGCGTCAGGGCGGAGGCGGGGTCCGCGTAGACGCGCGCCGAGCCCACGCCGTAGGCGAAGCCGTCGCCGCTCGGCGGGGAGGTCACCCACTGCGGAAGCTCCGAGGATCCCCCGGAAGAGGCGGAGCCGCCCACATCGGGACCACCGCCGAAACAGCCCGCCAGGACCAGGGCCGACAGGCCCGCCGCCAGCGTGCCCAGAAACGTTCTGACCTGCATGCGAATCCCCTTTTCCGGGCTCCCGCCCGGATTGCCGGCCGGCGGCGTCATTCCGCGCCGGCCTCGCCGAACCAAAACGGTTGGAGTCTCCTCGGACCCCAACCGCCTGTTTTCAGCCGATTCCGATTCCACCCGGCGCTAGAAGAAGCCACCCTTCTCGGCGACCTTCTTGATCTTCTTCTGGCCGTACCAGACCTCCTGGGTGGTGGTCATGTCCACCAGATTGAGGTCCACCTGGTAGAAGGTCACCCGGGTGCCGTCGGCCTGCTGCACCGTGGAGTTGATGCTGCCGGCCAGGGCGAAGTCGGCGCCGGTCTCGGCGCCCATCTCGGCGCGGGTGTCCTCGGAGGCGTAGATGTCCTGCTCCTTGCGCTCCTCGCGGACCTCCTCCCGGGCGGCGCCGCCGGACACGAACTCCACCTGGCCGTTGCGCAGCATGGCGCGCTTCAGGTCGTTGATGAAGGTGTCCGTGGGAATGTGCTCATGGGACTTGTTGCGGACGGTCTTGATGATCACCCGCGGCATCCGGTCGTGCTTCTGGTTCCACTTCTCCAGCCAGGGGAAGCTGACCATGTCCTTGATCATCTGCTTGGCCACCAGCTTGGAGTCGGTGGAGTTCCACTTGTCGGTGACGTCGATCTGCTTGTTGGCGCCCACCCGGGAGACCTGGGTGCCGCCGCAGGCGGTCAGGCCAGTGGCCACCACGGCGGCCATCAGGAGGCCGGCGGCGGTTTTATAGGCGTGCTCTTTGTTCATCTGAGAAATCCCCTCTTGGATCAGTTGGAAGCCGTTTTCATGTCGGATTCGCGGTCCGGCCGCTCCTGGGTGCGGTCGATGGTGCGGCGCACCCAGACGCGGACCTCCCCGGGCGCCAGCTCGAAGTCACGGCCGGTCCGGGCCATCCTGCTGCCGTTCTGAGTCAGGGTGGTCAGCTCCAGGTGATGCTTGCCGGGCTCAACCGCCACGCGCATGAGCCGGATGCCGTAGGGCAGCGTCAGCCAGTTGCGGGTCTCCGCGGCGCTGCTCCCGGAGGCCAGGAGCTTGCCGGCCAGGCTGCCCAGGCCTTCTCCGCCGCCCAGGGCCGAGCTCACCATGCCGCCCGCCTCGGACCCGGCCACGTTCTTCAGGGTAGCGCGGGCCAGGGCGTTGTAGAGGTCGCTGCTGGCGTTGAGAAGCTGCTCCTGCATGGTGAGCTGCGCCAGGGACTCCGCATCCAGGAGCTGTCCGGCGTCCTCGCCGTCCACCAGCAGCCGGGTGCCGTTGGCGGCGGTTCGGAGCGGCGAGTAGTAGGGCACGGTAACCCGGATACCGGTGCTGCCCAGGGTCTGGGGAATCTTGAGCTGCTCCGCCACGTCCCAGGCCGGGCCGAGGGGCACGGTCTTGCTGGTGAAATTGCGCGCCACCCCGTAGAGGCCGCCCTCCCGGTAGCCGTTCAGCAGGTCCAGCACCCCCTTGTCGCCGTAGAGGAGGAAGAACCAGCTGAGCTGGTCCTTCTCCTCCATGCCGTCGCCGGTGAGCACCGGCCGCAGCAGCAGCGACTGCTGCTGGGGAAGGGCCGTGAGCCGCAGGTTCAGCTCCTTGCGCTGGGGCACCATGCCCAGGTGCTGGATCACCAGGATCTGGGCGGTCTCGTCGTCGTAGCGGTCCAGCCGGGCCCGGCGCGACTCGGACAGCTTTTCCTCGGCGAGGCGCGGCCACTCGCCCTCCCAGCCGCCGCTGCGCCGCATCATGCGGATGGCGTCGAACCAGGCCTGCTCCGCCATGCCGCCGCCCAGGTGGTACTGCTTGGTGTAGCCCTCCTCGTACAGCTCGGCGGCCTTCTGGTAGGAGATGCGCGCGTCGTCGAGGTTGCCGCGCTTCTCGTACAGCACCCCGGCCAGGTAGCGGGCGTAGGCGTCCTCGCGGAAGACCAGCCACTCCTCGTCCAGCCAGTTGCCCTGGAACTTCTGGAAGAGATCGAGGAGCTTGGTGAAGGTCTTCTCCTCCTTGTCCTTGACGTCCTTGTAGTTGCCCTTGTCGAAGGAGATGGTGGACAGGGTGTTATCCAGGCGCCGGACCTCCACCCCGGCCTTCTCCAGGTGCTCGTCCCGGACCCGCTCCTGCTTCGCCTGCTGGGCGAGCATCAGGTAGTTGAGGGCCTTGTAGTAGCTGATGTAGACGCGCTCCACATCGCTGCCCATGTAGGTCATTTCGCGGGGGCTGACCATGGCGGCGGCCAGATAGTCCTCGGCCTGCTTGGAGCGCAGACTGTCCGCCAGGTCGTGGGCCTGCTCCAGGTGCTTGTTGCTCTTCTCGTAGCTGCCCGCCAGGTGGTGGATGGTGCCGAGCTCCAGGTGGTAGAGGAGCTGGTCGTCTCCGGTGGGATCGAGGCTCTTCTGTACGCTCTTGTCGGCTTTCTCGTACTTGCCCTGCTCAACCTGGACCAGGGCCTTGTTCATTCCCTCTCCGTAGGTCGCACAGCCAGCCAGCAGTGTCATGGCCGCCCATGCCAACCCCAGACGGAGCGCCCGTGCCGTCATGGTGTTCCCCGTGTTCAGACCGATGTGCCCCCTTTTTGGCCGGTGGCCCCGCCTGTCTGTCCCGAAATTTCGCAATTCCCCGGGCCAGGGCGGGATTGTCCGGCATCCCCGGCAAGAATACTGACAATTCTCTTATGGATGCGCAATAGCTTCCCGTGGCGCCGAGGACGCGGGAGTGACGCACCGCACACGGAACGGGAGCGGAAGGGCTTGCGGGGAAGTAGCTCAGGCGTTAACCCGGGCGGACCACTGGACGATGTGGCCCGGACCGAACCAGCCGCCGATGTGGTCGAGCACCGCCTCCACGCGCTCCGGGGCGTCGAAGAACTCCACCACCAGGGGCAGATCGAAGGCGATGTCCACCAGGGACTGGCCGTGGACCTTCCCCGACCGCCCGAAGCCGGCGGTGCCGCGGAAGACGGTCACGCCCATGACCTGCTCGCGGTCGTGGAGGTGCTCCAGCAGGCGGTCGAGGAGGCGGTCGCCCTCGGTCAGGTAGATGCGGACCATGGTGACATCGGTATGGGTCATAGCTTGCGCCCCGCGGAGACACCGATCCAGACGGCGAGCAGGCAGAGGGCCAGGTTGGCGGCCAGGTTCCCCGCCGCCTTCAGACGGGAGCCGCCCTCCAGGAGGTTCAGGGTCTCCATGGAGAAGGTGGAGAAGGTGGTGAAGGCGCCGAGCAGCCCCACCAGCACCGCCGCCCGGACCTCGGGGCCCATCCCGGCGCGGTCCAGCAGCACCACGGAGAGGAAGCCCATGAGCAGGCTGCCGAGCGCGTTCACGGCGAGGGTGCCGTAGGGGAAGCCGGTGCCCAGCAGGCCGTGCATGCCCGCTGCCACCCAGTAGCGGAGCAGGGCGCCGACGGCGCCGCCGGCGGCGATGGCGAGGGAGTGGGTCAAGAGGCGTTCCTGTATCGCGGTTTCCGATGCGCCGGGCGCGGCGGACGTCCCTCGCCGGGAGGAAGCCGGCGCCCGTCGCGGCCGGAGGCCGCTCTCACAAAGGCCCGGCACCCCTTGCGGGTGGCGGCTGGAGGTTTTGTCGTGGCAGCCGCTCCCACTAGGGGCCGGGTGGCAAGGGAGCCCTGTGGGAGGGGCCTCCCGGCCGCGACATCTCAGGCCCCGCCCTCCTCCAGCCAGACCAGGGTGGCCATGCGGCCGGTCTGTCCATCCCGGCGGTGGCTGAA containing:
- a CDS encoding class I SAM-dependent methyltransferase → MSNRTFGLDDRIHEYLLAHNPAEPEILTRLREETAKDPKHNMQIAPEQGHFMALLARLIGVRRYLEVGVFTGYSALAVGLALPEDGEVVALDSSPEWTDVARRYWDEAGVGHKMHLYLDEADRSMDTLVNTEGRSNSFDYAFIDADKESYPVYWEYCLELVRPGGLIAVDNVLRYGRVADPEWAGDPTTDAIKHFNEKVAADDRVDFAMLPVADGITLAVKR
- a CDS encoding FecR family protein; translation: MKPGMLWRAALLLLMLVPAWAQAEPDGVVLRTQGTVTLDGEDGARALSRGDAVNRGAALRTGPGARAKIRMRDGTVLTLGADTVFRVERYRTGRDGEKPPEGVFRLLEGVFRAVTGAITDKGGQILMKTRVATVGVRGTDFWGGFYFSEALDVILLEGSGVFIRNGAGTVRLNRPKEMTTVRGPDRAPERPALIAPERLQRAAGSVAFD
- a CDS encoding penicillin-binding protein activator LpoB, which codes for MNKEHAYKTAAGLLMAAVVATGLTACGGTQVSRVGANKQIDVTDKWNSTDSKLVAKQMIKDMVSFPWLEKWNQKHDRMPRVIIKTVRNKSHEHIPTDTFINDLKRAMLRNGQVEFVSGGAAREEVREERKEQDIYASEDTRAEMGAETGADFALAGSINSTVQQADGTRVTFYQVDLNLVDMTTTQEVWYGQKKIKKVAEKGGFF
- a CDS encoding DUF190 domain-containing protein, coding for MTHTDVTMVRIYLTEGDRLLDRLLEHLHDREQVMGVTVFRGTAGFGRSGKVHGQSLVDIAFDLPLVVEFFDAPERVEAVLDHIGGWFGPGHIVQWSARVNA
- the crcB gene encoding fluoride efflux transporter CrcB translates to MTHSLAIAAGGAVGALLRYWVAAGMHGLLGTGFPYGTLAVNALGSLLMGFLSVVLLDRAGMGPEVRAAVLVGLLGAFTTFSTFSMETLNLLEGGSRLKAAGNLAANLALCLLAVWIGVSAGRKL